The DNA segment acacgtacgttgcttcgtgttaactcgcaaaatttagaccGAAACGTGAAAAcgctaaaccaaagacgcacgttgtgatgttttaagtcacaaaatttagaacgaagcataaagcgaaaaatttgcggaaaatgaaaactataaaggaccaaagttgaaagtacaaAAAGTTGTGAgtatagattgcaaaagataaaaggtttaatgttaaaactaaaaaacaaatagttttgggttaaaagtaatttatgaaatatttttggatgaaaagaaaaaaaatcattttttttgaaaaacctccAATGCCAaagttacaacaaccatatgcataactattttttctttgaaaaaccacCAAAGtgaagattacaacacataagtaaaaaagaATCAAAGTgattaaatcgcaaaagatgaaaacttttgaattagaagtaaaagaatcaaattaatcaaaggggttaaattaccaaagattaaaactttaaacttaaattgtcaaagattaaaactttagggttaaaaaggaaagaaatattaaaattttttaacttaaattgtcaaagattaaaattgtagggtaaattgtcaaagattaaaactttaaggttaaaaaggaaacaaagattagaagtttaaacttaaattgtcaaactttaaaactttaaggttaaaaaggaaaatttctattttttttttgaaagaatcCCAAAGCCAATTGTACAACTATCATATGCACAAATAGGTTGCTTATTAATAAGGTTATAATATAATAACTAGTTTGAAAACACATATCCACTAAAAAATTGCAAATCAACTTGATTCCAGTAAAGCAAGCTTGTGTATTAGAATACTCGACCCGTAAGCTAGCACCTTATCGAGCTTGTGTTATTTTATGGTTTTAGCCTTTTCATGCATTGACATACTCAATACAATCAAGATTAGTAGAGCACTAGAGCCAAGCTCAAAAGTATTGAATTGATTAATAATGTCCTTGAATAACACTACCACCAAAAAGTTTTTATACAAATTAATCGAGCTATTTCACACACATTCAATATATACTTAAAATGCTATTTTGTCAATATCAACTAACTTTGGTCCCTCAACTTTGGCATCAACCAAttttggcccctcaactttgaTAATAACATATTTAGCCTCTCAACTTATGTAATGACATATTTAACCCCTCAACTTTATTAATGATATGTTTAATCCCTCAAATTTTGTCAACATCAAccaactttggtccctcaagtttttGTAATGACATATTCAGCCCCTCAACTTTGATAAGGACAtatttagcccctcaactttaataatgacatgtttagccccacAACTTTTGTCAACATCAACCAACTTTGGAACCTCAACTTTGGTAATGACATacttagcccctcaactttaataattacatttttagcccctcaactttaataaggtttcctttttaaattttcattatTTACCCTTACACTTTATTATACTTACTATTTAGAcctttgcttatttttatctacgtttcgaaCCCGCTGCAAAGCGCGGGCGGTAACCCACTAGTAactaacaaaaaaaatcaaatagcACGATTTACTTTTCCTATAACAATTGCATTATTGTGTACAATTCGATGGGAAATGCAGGTAGAAGAATAGTGGTTATACCTCACTCCACGTGTAAGCTTGCTCAGCAGTGCATTCGGATTGTGAAGTCGGGTTGGAAAGAGCAAGAATAATGggtttctacaaaaaaaaaaatgaaacttgTTTATGGACGTTTACTTTCTAATATATTTTCATCAAGGTAGTCAAATAAACCCTTGGGTACAAATCATTACCTCATTAAAAGACGACATagcttcaacaacttctttagtAAAAGTCTGTCCTGCCCCTGATGATCCAATCAACACCGTTGGCTTGATTGACTGGTAACACAAGAACGTGAGGTGAATACAGAGTTTTATGTGATAATGGGTCAATTTGGATTCTGAAAGCAGGTTAAGGGTTGACCAGCAAACACTTTGTGTCCATTTTTGTGGatatttaatgtattaatagtgaTTAGAAAGACAACATTGTAACTATTACATGATGATCTAGATATTTGAATAAAAAGAATTCGGGTGGTTATATTCATTAAAAATATACTTTCGGCGACTTCAACCTGATCAGTCAATTTTTGAATCATCGCCTTTCAGTTGGTTTTTTTTTTGCTTTGACCCGTCCAAGAACCCATTCATGAGCAAACGGGTCAAATTACCACCTCCCGTTAAAACCAAAACTTAAGCTAATAAAAACATTAAATATACTCACATGTTAAACTGTTTTAAAATTTCATCCAATGAAATTATAACTTACAAAACCTTTTTTGATGATCAATCCAATGAATTACAACTTATAAGACTATTTTTATGATCAAGAATGTAACTGTATTTGATATATTAGttatttaccaaaaaaaaaaaaaaaaaaaaaaaacaaagtttgaCAAACATAAGTGATGGTGGGTCAACCTGAGGCGACCAGTCTGACTAACAAGTTACCCAACTGCCCATTCTGCTACCCACACAAGAGAGTGAGATTCAAACCTTGACGGAATCCAAGAATTCATGAACAGGTTCATGATCATGGGCCCAAGGCTTCTTAAAATGCTGAAGTGAATCTACGCGTGAACTAACAATCAAACCCTACAAAATAATGTAACCAAATAACAAAAGATTATAGCTACAATAAGAAAAGAATGAGAGAAAAGAAGGATGTATTTTGTCCATATTCATTACCTTCGAGTCCACAAGCCAAATCTTCTTCCGGGTCTCTTCTAATGGAGCGTTTGTCTGCATGATTGTATAAAAATCCATCATATAACCTCCCTATTAATCCCTATTTTTGTGTGTGTTAGaaagagagggggggggggggggggggggtaatcaaGGGTTAGATTAGAGGTTTCAACTTCAACTGATTTTCTTGTAAATAGCCCATTTTGTGGGTGTGCTTTATCTCATAAAGATCAAattaatcaaatcaaaacaacCTTCTAAATTGCTTTATTCaaatattataattattgttGTAATAATATTCCCTCCGTACCGAAATAACTGTCccgaaaaaaaaatacaatttaaGATATGTACATTTAATGTAGTTTTTTTTATTAGAATGTCATATTTACCTTCAATGCATTTAAGATATCAATTGACTTGGAAATACTGCAAAGCTTAGTGATAAGAACTACTAAGAGTAAAATGGGAAATATAGTAAATTATAACTATCATTTTAGAAATAAAGTTACTTTAAgacaaaaaggggtagcggcgcagcttgttgctcgcttacctgcgatattgatgtaactcggccagtattttatatataaataaaaacgAATTTATGGGTTAAAAACctagataaaaaaaaattaagacaaaCTAAAAGTAGAAATGTGGACGATAATTTTATGACAGAGAGAGTAGTTTTTTTAATCATATTTCACTACTaattaatagtaatagtaatcAAAACTTTTGGTTCTGGGTCAATCCAATCTGACCCATTTCGACTCCTAAATATTCTTTCCGTTTCGACTTGTTAGACAGCACATCCTAGACATTTCCTAACCTGCTTTGATATTTCGAGAGCTATGAGTTCAGCAATGCCTGTGCCAGCCTGGAAAAACAAGAGCTAAAAGTGagacaaaagaaaaaaataaaaataaagccatTTAAGAAGTACAAAGAAGATGAACTATTAAATATAAATAGAACTGCACAACCTCTCCAGCTCCAAGGAATAGAAATTTATGATCTGCCAAGGATCCACCAACTAATTTTAGTGCAGAAATAAGCCCTGCAAGCACCACTGATGCTGTCCCCTAAAACAAAATAAGACCTTTATCTAAGCGTGTAATTTTAGATACATATATACTTATAAAAGGGTGGTTCTGCGTTTCTATTTCATATAGATATCAATATCAACGGGTCGAACCAAATAAAGATTAGCTAAAAGGGGGAACGGATTGCAAGTCCCCCAAAATCTATTTTTAATTCAAAGAAACTCATAAACTGCTTTATTCaaatagagtaaagtacacggatggtccctttGGTTAACAAAAATTTAGGATTTAGTTcatagctttccaaaagtacacgaatGGTTCTTGTGGACCTATGGTTTGCACTtggtaacgcatttagtccccaacttttgccaaaagtacatggatagcccctgtggtttgcactttgtaacacatttaatcactaaagttggggactaaatgtgttacaaagtgcaaaccacaaggaacatccgtgtacttttggcaaaagttgaggactaaatgCGTTATAAAGTGCAAACCATGGGGACCATCCGTGTGCTTTTGGAAAGCTggggactaaatccaaaattttggttaaccaaTTACCAAAACAATCCGTgcacttttggcaaaagttgagAACTAAATGCGTTATAAACTGCAAACCATGGGGACCATGCGtttacttttggaaagctagggactgtatccaaaattttggttaaccacaaggaccatccgtgtactttactcattCAAATACATAGGTATAAAGATGTAATAATACTGCTTTTGTAACCATAATTAACAAATTACTTGTTAACTAAAAATGTAAAAACCATGAAAAAAGGGTGTTTTGTGGGTTAATCAGTCCCATTTTTACCCTTGCTAAAAAATGACCATATTCTACCTAACCCGTTTGGACACATTATCCGACCCATCTGGCCCACGACCCACCCATCTAGCCCACCCATCTTGCAAGGTAATggaatgatccattgcattcatTATCATGTTTGGTGTTTTGTGATGTATATTTTTGTATTACTTATTGTCGATTTCCCATTTGAATTATCATTTGCTATGACATGCTCAGACAGGCTAATTTCATTTATTTTTATACTTCAAATAAAATCACTTCTTCATATTTTCATACTTATTGTCACTCACTTCTCTTTAGTACATAATACAATAAAAAAGACAAATTATTTATATTTGCCAAAACAAAAAAGATGAGAAAATTACAATTAGAAAATAGatacttatttttataaaactaaaacgTATTTTAACTAGAGTTTAAAAAGCTTTTGATGAACTAATGATATTGTATATTTATAATTCATTCCCTCCTAAAGAACGGAAATATTTAAAATGGAAGGAGCCACATTCCTTATGAAACGACCCCTTTTCATTCCTACAAATTATAGAGAAATGTTTTTCTATACGGTCAGAATGGCCCACTCCATTCCGCcttcattcctgcataccaaataCTACCTTAGCACTCTAGTGTACCTGTATATCGTCGTTAAAAACAAGATGGGTGGTTCTATATTTTTCAAGAAGATCAAAGGCGTTGTGGTTTGCAAAATCTTCAAACTGAAAAGAGAAGATCAACAGAGGTGATGAGTACCATCTCTAtgaaaaagaaagaaacaagaaAAACGAGAAAAGATAAAAGTTGCTAACCTGAATGAGGACCTTTTCACCATAATTCTGCTTGACAGCGGACATGAATTCGTTCATAAGTTCAGCATACTCCTAGCAAATACAGAAAAAAGATAACCGATAATCATTGAATTCAAAAGGATATACGTTAGATGTTGCCATTTTGACCCCTTTACTAATTGGGTTGATTCAGGTTGTCTTTATTCTCTAGCTGGTCAATAAAATAAGTGCTAAAATAGCAAGTTTGAATGGGTCAAAAGTCGCCAATGGTGTATTTTATTGCATAAAACCTTCTAAACCATTTAAAATTGTTACAGCATTACTGACATAATGGCTTGTATAATTTTATTTGACACGCTAATTGCTTATACAAAATATGAAGTCTTCGCTGGATATGCACTTTGTGCCAACCCGATTTGCCATCTCTAACTACAAGGGGGGTGGCTGTTGCAGAGCACATATCATCTTTATTTAAAATGGGACAATGCGGATTATATTTATTCTCTAACggaataaattataaaaaaaagccGAAAACAGAACAGGTCGAACGAGTCGAAAGTCGCTAAAGGTGTGTTCTTCTTTAGGGCATAATACCTccaatcattttattaaaaaattagaGCATTATTGAAATTATCTTTGGTAATCTGTAGTCGTATTTGACACTAATTGTTTTTTGAAATATGATAAGGTTTTTGGACAAAAAATTGTTTTGGGCCAACTCAACTAGAACAAAAAAGTACCCATTTTGGCCCGCTACTTAACCCGGCCAACCTGCCCATTTCACAGTTAAGGCTTGAGAAAATAGCTAACCTTCCCACTCGCCCTCCTTTGCCTTAGACCAATGTAGAATTCATCGTTCAACATCTTCTCGTTATTGGTCCCGACATCAATGGTTATTGGCAAGCACTGCAAATATTTTACAATATGATATTAATGTAGATATTTTATTATGCTTTAGcaaaaaaatgaagaagaaaaaagcATACAAATGAAAACACAATGGCAGGAAATTACAAACATTTGATGTTATACTTCTGACCAATTTACTTATATATGTGTAGATTTTGGTTGAGTTTAATCTCTAACGAGTCAAAAGAGTAAAATGAGAATAAAATAGAAGCTTATAAGAAAACatgtaaatgggtcaaatggtcaAAAGTCACCCAAAGTGTCTTTTTAATGCATACACCATCCTAAGTAATTTATTTAAAGTTTTTAAtattaggcaaattggaaaataataatcccagcattttgaaattggccaataataatcccaagtcaggaaatagccaataataatcccacctcgtcaatttttggaaaataatactCCACAGTCACTAAACGACAAAAGTGCCACGTCAGCATTTGGagtattattttccaaaaattgacgaggtgggattattattggctatttcctgacttgggattattattggccaatttcaaaatgctgggattattattttccaatttgccttaatATTATTATTGAGCTCAACAGATCATGTCATTATTGCAATCCTATATGACATACAAACTattaaggcaaattggaaaataataatcccagcattttgaaattggccaataataatcccaagtcaggaaatagccaataataatcccacctcgtccatttttggaaaataatactCCACAGTCACTAAACGACAAAAGTGCCACGTCAGCATTTGGagtattattttccaaaaatggacgaggtgggattattattggctatttcctgacttgggattattattggccaatttcaaaatgctgggattattattttccaatttgccaacTATTAATAAAAAAACCTAACAGTTTTGTACATaacgtgttcgggtcaacccaaccTGGCTTGACCCGTTTTCACACATACCAAAAATTACCCTTTTTAATCGCTACCCAAGCTACCACTTTGCCTCCTCTAATTCATTCTCGCAAAATGGTTTGGCATAAGTAAAAAAAGATCTACAGAAACTAATTTTTGCATATATCAAAGTCATATTCACAAGAAAGCTAATAATAGAGCTGTTTTTACGTAAATACTTACGGCTGAAGGACGAATTCCTCCAAGAGCTGTATAGAGAGAGAGCTTTCCCACAGGTATGCCCATTCCCTGTTTAAGTATTTGCACAAAAGAAAATtaataatcataatcataatcagATAATAATCTGTAACAAATCAGGTTGTAGACATAACGTCTAGATGTGCTTTTTGGCTTAAAGTTGTGATAATTTGATAATCACATGTTGAAGTGTTTGACAAATTCTGATTGTTCAAGAACAAATATAAAAGGACCAAAATGAACGCTTTTATAGTAAAGAGAAGTTTAAATGAACTTGAGTGGGGTTAAATGGTTAATAGATGGTTTTATTTTACCTTAAAAGATCAACTGCAATATCAAAAACTAACTAATTGACTCCCAAATGATAATAAAATCACAAGTTGTATGAAATCAGTATATACAAAACACAAAAACTTAATTTTGAGACTTCAGGTCGCAAGAATCAGACAGTCAGTTTCACAACCCGAGTTCAGTCacccagtggcgaagcttgagatttccgaccagggggtcgaaaacgtatatacccaaaaatttctataaaacggggggtcgaaaacgtatatacccaaaaatttctatacaaaaactacatactctgcactactgagcgaaaagtccGGGGGGCAACGTTAAAACTTTAAACCAGTCCATCTTTAATAACTGATGTATCATTACATAAATGAACAATGATAAAGAGTAACACATTTGTTAttgcaaaaaggcaaggttagTTATCCAACCATGCCACTTGGTTTTAGTTCTTGTTTCAAAAAATTATATAATCTTAAATTGGAAGGTCGGTGCCAACCACCTTTCTGATTTGACAAAAATCAACCCAACTTTTCTAAATGGACAAAATTCACCCCTTAAATTTCTAACTTGACAAAAACCAACTTTCTAACTTGACAAAAATGACCCTCCTACTTTCTAACTTGACAAAAAAGGCCCCCATACTTTCTAGCTTCTCTTTAACCCTCAAACTTTTGACATCTAACCCATTATACCCCCCCAAACTCTGCTATAATGTCAAAGGTAACCCTCTAACTTTGTAAATGTCACTTTCACCCCCTCAAGTTTCTAAGGTTCCAAGCTTACCCTAAAACTAATTTCTTACGTTTTTATTTTTATGGACGTGTCTGTATAAATTCGAGGTCATCTACCTTTAACGTAATTTTCGTTTGAAAACGAGTCGGGTCAATTATAAAATgctttttatgtacgttttgagttggactacattttgacgtaaattttgtttgaaaacaaATCGGGTCGAATGTAATACGTTTTGATTCGACGTTATAAATTTGAGTTATCATACGTTTTGATGTAAATTTAGTTCAAAAACAAGTCTGATCGATTGTAGTCTATACGTTACCATTTCGCGTATGGCGCCGCCACAACGTGCGGCGGGTAAAAAAACTAGTAAGccataaaaaacaaaaaatacaaGTAGATAAATAGAACATTTACCTGGCAACCAAGGTCTCCTAAGCCTAAGATTCGCTCACCATCGGTAACAACTATAACTTGGATTTTTTTCTGAGGCCAATTCTTCAATATCTCAAGGACTTTTCCCCTGTGGAAATAATTAATAGCTAATTATATTAGAAAAATAACGAAAAACCTCTCATGTACATGAGGAACAATTGTGGTGGGAACTTGCTTGTCTTTCAAACTAATATATAGACCCTGCGGGTTCTTGAAGATGGTCCCGTATTTTTGGCATGCTTCACCAACGGTTGGTGTGTATACAATTGGGAGAAGCTCCTCAACATTTTCAATTAATAGCTTGTAGAACAGTCTCTCATTTTTCTCCTGCCAAAGAGGATGCATGCACAGTTAATAATATAATTACAACAAAAAAAagagagtaaaatgccattttcatccctgaggtttggccagtttcgcgactttcgtccaaaggtttgtttttctgcatctggatccaaaaggtttgaatcttgccattttcatccggctagTTAAATCCATCCATTCTTCTCTGTTaggtcaggggtattttcgtcttttttgttaacttaaagggcaattcgctcttttgaatacttgtacattgtgctaaatgcttgtacataacgtgaaaaagaccaaatttccctttaagttaacaaaaaggacggaaatacccctgacttaacggagaaagatggatggagttaacaagccggatgaacatggcaagatttcaaaccttttggatccagatgcggaaaaacaaacctttggacgaaagtcgcaaaactggccaaaagATGTGAAAAACAGTCTCATTTTATTAttgacccgtttgagataaaCATAGCCCAAATTGGCCTATTCATAAGTATATAGTTTAGAAATGCCACTTCTACGTAAGTTGCAAGGTTTACCTGAAGATCCATCATGGCTTGGTACCTTTGTAGTGGTATTTCATATTGACGGATATTATGCATCATCTTTTTTACCTGGTTATCGACAGCattacaaatataaaaaaaaaatctccaTTTGTCCACATATTAACATTTGAAAAGTACGAAAACAGAAGCTCAGATGTGTACAAAAAATATAAATACCTGAAGATCGTGATTGACAACAACTGGAGGAAGAAGACCACGTAAATAATGAGCATCTCTCTCTTTCTCAGTGAAGGCAAGACCTTTGTTGTGATGTGGGTCCCGCAACAATGAATATCCACTGCATAAAATACAGAATTATTCATAAGTTTTAAGTTAAATATAAGACTGATATCATGttatattaaaatttaaaaaaaaaaataagcgATATATTGAAGTCTTCGGAATGGTGAACAAAGCAATATTCTTAAATTATGAATAATAACAAATTGACTACATGAAATACTCACAAAATGTCAAAAACTATAAATTCAGAAACTGGTCATTGCATAGAGCCAACAAACAACCTGGACAGTTGAAACCTATAGTTtgttttattcaaacaaatggtcCTCCTTTTCATTTCCAAATTCCCACACATAACCTTAATCATTTTGAACTATTATTTTAAGGTTGTTGTAGGGCGGTGATGGGTCTACATGGCACTAACCTCCTTTTTCTGTTAATACACGTGTTTAGAAATTTTActattttagtaaaaaaaaaaacacataaagcGTATTTGCAAACATACACAACCTTATACTTGGATTttaacttttaaccaaatttttGAGTAAAAAATGAAGACGACCCGTTCATCGTCATTATGTCataaaaattaaatatatttattagtTTTTCTCCCAAGGATGAAAGGATGTAGAACCCATATCAAAATGAAATATTGAAACCATAATCTGCTTTTGCGTTTGTATTTTAGTGCACCACACCTTTACATACAATAATATATACAAATAGAGTTTTGGTAAGGGTTAAGTTTAAGAGAGAAAAGAAATGCATACATTATTGTACTTAGCCACTTATCATCAACCACCTCTAGGTTGTTATATTAAAAGGACAATAAGCCATGTCATCAGCACTTAAACTCAGCCTTAAAACTCATATATATAGAAATAaaatacaaaacattatttaaagTGCATGAAATTGATGAGTAAAAACTGAAAGGAACATTGGAATCATCGACATCAGAATCAGGACAGGAATCAGTTGTTACCTAGCAACAGAAACAGACCAAGGAGTGATGAAATGGTCCTCAGTGGCGGTATCCTCTCCATAGACGTCTTCAACACCACCACCAACAGCCGCAGTCGGCTTCGCACTATCAGAATCGGCGACTTCAACAGCCACCGGAGCATTCACATCCTTAACAGCGCTATCCACCGACACACCAACGTTCCTCTCCGGTCGACCATTAGAATGCACCATAGCTACCACCATAGGACGCCTCACCGACAGCCTCAACGACTGCCCTTGCGTCCTTGAAACTCCAGAAATGGAGTTCttctacaaaaaaaaacaaatcaaaaccAGATTACAAGTTGATCCGTACCAAATGCTGATCTTACTTCCAAACTTAGTATAATTAACCTAATTTCATTCAGAAATTTGCATTTATGTAAGTAAAATAGTAAAATCGAAGAAACTGCATGTGCCTAAGTAAAACCGTAGAAATCAAAAAACTATTGAAATCGAAATGAAATTACAAACAATAGGTTATAACTTATATCAAATGCTGATCTACGCTTCTAAACTTAATACGTTCAGATTAACCGAAAACCGTCCATAAATTTGCATGTGCATAAGTAAAAtcgaaaaaaattgaaaaaagtcaaaaaactactgaaatcaaaaaaaaatgaaaaatagtCAAAAAACTACTggaatcgaaaaaaaaaattgaaaaaagtaaaaaaaaaatactgaAATCGAAATTAAATTTACAAACAATATGCTGATCTAACCTTCTAAACTTAATATGCTCAAATTAACCGATTATAATCCATATATTTGCATGTACGTAGGTAAAATCGATGAAACTGAAAACGActgaaatcaaaatcaaattacaAACAATCGATCCACAACTAATGCTGATCTAAGCTTCTAAACTTATAACACTCAAATTAACCTAAAAGTATCCACAAATTTGCATGTAAGTAAATCAAAACCGTAACAAAAATCGTAGAAACTGAAAACGACTGAAATCAAAATCAGTTTACAAACAATCGATCCACAACTAATGCTGATCTAAGCTTCTAAACTTAATACGCTCATATTAACCTAAAAGTATCCACAAATTTGCATGTAAGTAAATCAAAACCGTAACAAAAATCGAAGAAACTGAAAACGACTGAAATCAAAATCAATTTACACACAATCGATCCACAACTAATGCTGATCTAAGCTTCTAAACTTAATATgctcaaattaacctaaaattaTCCACAAATTAGCATATAAGCAAATCAAAACTGAAACAGAAATCGAAGAAATTAAAAACTACTGAAATTAAAACCAATTAACACACGATCTAAGCCTCtaaactaaaaacacttaaatTAACCTAAAATCATCCATAAATTTGCATGTAATAAACCAAAACTGAAACAGAAATCGAAGAAATTAAGAAATTACCACGAAGGATGAACTGTTTAAGGACGTCATGACGAGAGAGACGAGTGTGTGTTAGGGCAAAATCTGTATCtatttcacacacacacacacacacactcagtGTGTTGGTAACTGTAATTTGTATCGGCGATATGTATGagggtttttgtgtgtgaaaTGTGCGAAGCAAAAAGTTTGTCAATATTGTGACTGCAACTTATAATTCTCCGCTGGTTCCCCCACACAAGTGACCAGCACGACACCTCACTCTCgcgtgattttttttttttcttattttttattttttactttttaaaattttaaaatatttttgtaTTAAATTTCTTTTTCTCTCGcgtgattattttttttattttttttactttttaaaatttaaaaatatttttgtattaaATTTCTTTTTCTCTCGCGTGATTATTATACACTATATAAATTATCAACTTTTGTGTGCATTAGGAATTGTAAACTATGTttggggagtttttcaaaaaaaaatattgattttATACTTTTAGTCCAAAGCATTTGATGTGttatttttaacccaaaactatttgggTTACAACTTTTAGCTCTAAACTTTTTTATCTTTTCAGTTTAACCTaataacttttttactttcaactttggtctccTGTACTTTTCATATTctgcaaatttttcgttttacgcttcgttctaaattttgcaagttaacacggcgcaacgtgcgtgtgtggttcaacatttttacgttcCGTTTTACGCTTTGTCATAAGTTTTGCAAGTTAATGAGATGCAATGTACGTGTgtagttcaacgtttttacgtcgtctatttttttcctatttgacaagttcgtcataacgtgcgggtcctaaatcgacttagttattattttctatgttttacgtttcagtcTCATTTTTTCGCCGCAaattcagtgttggtggtcgctggcgATGGTATGACATTGATGCTATTTGACATGGTTTTATGCCCCCCGTCGCAACGCGGGGGtgttttttaaaagaaaaaatggttatgcatatggttgttgtaaccttatCTTTgagggtttttaaaaaaaaattgatttttttacttttcactcaaaagtatttcataaattacttttagcacaaaactatttgtttttttacttttaacccaaaactttttatctctTTTGCAatttat comes from the Helianthus annuus cultivar XRQ/B chromosome 4, HanXRQr2.0-SUNRISE, whole genome shotgun sequence genome and includes:
- the LOC110935576 gene encoding NADP-dependent malic enzyme, chloroplastic yields the protein MTSLNSSSFVKNSISGVSRTQGQSLRLSVRRPMVVAMVHSNGRPERNVGVSVDSAVKDVNAPVAVEVADSDSAKPTAAVGGGVEDVYGEDTATEDHFITPWSVSVASGYSLLRDPHHNKGLAFTEKERDAHYLRGLLPPVVVNHDLQVKKMMHNIRQYEIPLQRYQAMMDLQEKNERLFYKLLIENVEELLPIVYTPTVGEACQKYGTIFKNPQGLYISLKDKGKVLEILKNWPQKKIQVIVVTDGERILGLGDLGCQGMGIPVGKLSLYTALGGIRPSACLPITIDVGTNNEKMLNDEFYIGLRQRRASGKEYAELMNEFMSAVKQNYGEKVLIQFEDFANHNAFDLLEKYRTTHLVFNDDIQGTASVVLAGLISALKLVGGSLADHKFLFLGAGEAGTGIAELIALEISKQTNAPLEETRKKIWLVDSKGLIVSSRVDSLQHFKKPWAHDHEPVHEFLDSVKSIKPTVLIGSSGAGQTFTKEVVEAMSSFNEKPIILALSNPTSQSECTAEQAYTWSEGRAIFASGSPFAPVDYNGKNYVSGQSNNAYIFPGFGLGLIISGAIRVHDDMLLAASEALAEQVTPEHFANGLIYPPFTNIRKISAHIAARVAAKAYELGLATRLPQPEDLVAYAESCMYSPKYRNYR